The Bacteroidales bacterium genome includes a window with the following:
- a CDS encoding GDP-L-fucose synthase, producing the protein MIDRRAKIYIAGHKGLVGSAILKNLEAKGFSNFVLRTKEELDLTDQNAVADFFSSEKPEYVILAAAKVGGIVANNTYRAQFIYENLMIQNHIIHQSYLNQVKKLVFLGSTCIYPREAVQPIEETELLTGPLEYTNEPYAIAKIAGIKMCESYNIQYGTNFISIMPTNLYGPNDNFNLETSHVLPAILRKIYLGRCIEKGDWDAVFLDLQKRPIEQVDHLSDKESILKILEKYGIAQKDGKVRIEMWGSGNPKREFLWSEEMADATTFIMEKVSFSDVVAGINPKEIRNTHINIGTGEEISIKDLAFLVKKEIGFEGELWFNTQKPDGTMRKLTDVKKLHSLGWKHKIQIEEGVKRLFNWYVNE; encoded by the coding sequence ATGATAGACAGAAGAGCTAAAATATATATTGCCGGACACAAAGGACTGGTGGGTTCGGCTATTCTAAAAAATCTGGAGGCGAAGGGATTTTCAAATTTCGTGCTTAGGACCAAAGAGGAACTGGACTTAACGGACCAGAATGCTGTTGCAGATTTTTTTTCTTCAGAAAAACCTGAATATGTAATACTTGCAGCGGCTAAAGTAGGGGGGATTGTTGCCAATAATACCTATAGGGCACAATTCATATATGAAAACCTGATGATTCAAAACCATATTATTCATCAATCCTATTTAAACCAGGTGAAGAAACTGGTTTTTCTGGGCAGTACGTGTATTTATCCCAGGGAAGCAGTGCAGCCGATCGAAGAAACAGAATTATTAACAGGCCCGCTGGAGTATACTAATGAACCTTATGCCATAGCGAAAATAGCCGGGATAAAGATGTGTGAAAGCTATAATATTCAATATGGTACGAATTTTATCTCCATCATGCCCACCAATCTGTATGGGCCAAATGATAATTTTAACCTGGAAACATCCCATGTGCTTCCTGCCATATTGAGAAAAATATATTTGGGAAGATGTATTGAAAAAGGGGATTGGGATGCTGTTTTCCTCGATTTGCAAAAGCGTCCTATTGAACAGGTGGATCATCTTTCCGACAAAGAATCCATATTAAAAATACTTGAAAAATATGGTATTGCTCAGAAAGATGGTAAGGTCCGGATCGAAATGTGGGGGTCAGGTAACCCCAAAAGAGAATTCCTCTGGAGTGAAGAAATGGCAGATGCGACCACTTTTATCATGGAAAAAGTAAGTTTTTCGGATGTAGTTGCCGGCATTAACCCTAAGGAAATACGTAATACACATATTAATATAGGTACAGGGGAGGAGATATCTATTAAAGATCTGGCATTCCTGGTAAAGAAAGAGATCGGTTTCGAGGGTGAATTGTGGTTCAATACCCAAAAACCGGATGGTACCATGAGAAAACTAACCGATGTGAAAAAGTTGCATTCCCTTGGATGGAAACATAAAATACAAATCGAAGAAGGGGTAAAACGTTTGTTCAATTGGTATGTAAATGAATAA
- the porV gene encoding type IX secretion system outer membrane channel protein PorV, whose translation MKLSNISIVALYYLFTTFPLFGQQEVKLNEINSVRTAVPFLTIAPDSRSSAMGDVGVATTPDVNSQHWNPAKFVFMEKGGGVALSYSPWLRNLVDDMNLLYLTGYKRIDKFQTLSASLRYFDMGNITFRDDNANYLKEGRPNEFAIDLAYSRRFSDKLSAALAFRYIRSDISSGIPQAAGAKAKAGNSFAADVSMYYHSKMEIAGKKGEWAVGANISNIGSKMSYTNEQEKTFIPINLRIGGSAGIYFDDYNKITLAIDLNKLLVPTPPIRSNSGSNEILEGKDPNVGIVQGMFQSFYDAPGGFSEEMKEITYGFGLEYFYRNVFAVRAGYMYEHPTKGNRKYFSMGVGLVMNVFEVDFSYLIPTYSGNPLANTLRFSLVFNFGQKATS comes from the coding sequence ATGAAATTATCCAATATAAGTATTGTTGCACTTTATTATTTATTCACTACGTTCCCTTTATTTGGACAACAAGAGGTGAAATTAAATGAGATCAATAGTGTGCGGACAGCTGTTCCCTTTTTGACCATAGCTCCCGATTCTCGTTCTTCGGCCATGGGAGACGTGGGAGTAGCCACTACTCCGGATGTCAATTCACAACACTGGAATCCTGCCAAATTTGTTTTTATGGAAAAAGGGGGAGGAGTAGCTCTTTCTTATTCTCCCTGGTTGAGGAATCTCGTAGACGATATGAATTTGTTATATCTGACAGGTTATAAGCGGATTGATAAATTCCAGACGCTTTCAGCATCTCTGCGTTACTTTGATATGGGAAATATCACTTTTCGTGATGATAACGCAAATTATTTGAAAGAGGGACGCCCCAATGAGTTTGCCATAGATCTTGCCTATTCCCGTAGGTTTTCCGATAAGTTAAGCGCAGCGTTGGCTTTCCGTTATATACGTTCTGACATATCTTCCGGCATACCTCAGGCTGCAGGTGCCAAAGCGAAGGCAGGTAATTCATTTGCTGCGGATGTTTCCATGTATTATCATTCCAAAATGGAAATTGCCGGGAAAAAGGGAGAATGGGCGGTAGGAGCCAATATTTCAAATATCGGGAGCAAAATGTCTTATACCAATGAACAGGAAAAAACCTTTATCCCTATCAATTTAAGGATTGGTGGATCCGCAGGTATTTATTTTGATGACTACAATAAAATAACATTGGCCATCGACCTGAATAAGTTATTGGTACCTACTCCTCCCATCAGAAGCAACTCGGGAAGTAACGAGATTCTGGAGGGAAAAGATCCGAATGTAGGGATCGTACAAGGAATGTTCCAATCGTTCTATGATGCTCCGGGTGGTTTTTCCGAGGAAATGAAGGAGATTACCTATGGTTTCGGATTGGAGTATTTTTATCGTAATGTATTTGCCGTACGTGCCGGGTATATGTATGAACATCCCACAAAAGGAAATCGTAAGTATTTTTCTATGGGAGTGGGCCTAGTGATGAACGTATTTGAAGTGGATTTTTCTTACCTGATACCCACATATAGCGGTAATCCTTTAGCCAATACTCTTCGCTTCTCATTGGTTTTTAACTTTGGGCAAAAAGCAACATCTTAA
- a CDS encoding beta-ketoacyl-[acyl-carrier-protein] synthase family protein — MSEKRVVITGMGIYSTIGKNIEEVTKSLYQGKSGIGFDPLRKEYGYHSGLTGMLERPELKGELDRRARLSLSEQAEYAYIATLEAMKNARLNEEYCMKHEVGMLYGNDSSVEPIIRSHEIIREKKDTAMAGSGVVFQSLNSTVSMNLSVIFKVQGINLTISGACASSSHAIGLAYLLIKWGVQDCIICGGAQEVNLYSVSAFDALDAFSGREDDPQKASRPFDIHRDGLVPSGGAATVIVESYESAIKRGAPIIAEIIGYGFSSNGEHLSTPNVSGPACSLKKAIKEARIQASDITYVNAHATSTLIGDRNEAKAIADVFGDHTAWVASTKSMTGHEMWMAGASEIIYSTLMMQNDFIAPNINFETPDEESARLKIPVKTIETKFDTFLSNSFGFGGTNSSLIVKKL, encoded by the coding sequence ATGTCAGAAAAAAGAGTCGTCATTACCGGCATGGGGATATATTCTACCATAGGTAAAAATATTGAAGAAGTAACAAAATCCTTATATCAGGGTAAATCCGGGATCGGGTTTGACCCTCTCCGTAAAGAATACGGTTATCATTCCGGACTAACAGGTATGCTCGAACGGCCTGAATTAAAAGGGGAACTGGACCGGCGTGCCCGTTTAAGCCTCTCCGAACAGGCTGAATATGCTTATATAGCAACACTCGAGGCGATGAAGAACGCCCGCTTGAACGAAGAATACTGCATGAAACATGAGGTAGGTATGTTATACGGAAACGACAGCAGTGTAGAACCGATCATCCGTTCTCATGAAATCATCCGAGAAAAGAAAGACACGGCGATGGCCGGTTCAGGAGTCGTTTTTCAATCGCTCAATTCCACCGTGAGTATGAATCTATCGGTGATTTTCAAGGTACAAGGTATCAATCTAACGATATCAGGCGCTTGCGCAAGCAGTTCCCATGCGATAGGACTGGCTTATTTATTGATAAAATGGGGCGTACAGGACTGTATTATATGTGGAGGAGCCCAGGAAGTAAATCTATATTCTGTGAGCGCTTTCGATGCCTTGGATGCATTTTCCGGAAGAGAAGATGATCCTCAGAAAGCATCCCGTCCTTTTGATATCCATAGGGATGGGTTGGTACCAAGTGGCGGCGCGGCTACTGTAATCGTAGAGAGCTATGAATCAGCCATCAAACGGGGGGCGCCCATTATTGCTGAAATCATTGGATATGGTTTTTCATCCAATGGAGAACACCTGTCCACACCCAATGTTTCCGGACCAGCCTGTTCCCTGAAAAAAGCAATCAAAGAAGCCCGCATACAAGCCTCTGATATCACATATGTTAATGCCCACGCCACTTCGACCCTTATCGGTGACAGGAATGAAGCAAAAGCCATAGCCGATGTTTTTGGAGATCATACAGCATGGGTAGCATCTACAAAATCAATGACCGGACATGAAATGTGGATGGCCGGAGCCAGTGAGATCATTTATTCCACATTAATGATGCAAAATGATTTTATTGCACCGAACATTAATTTTGAAACGCCCGATGAGGAATCAGCCCGTTTAAAAATACCGGTCAAAACCATAGAGACAAAATTCGATACCTTTTTATCCAATTCGTTCGGATTCGGAGGAACCAATTCTTCCCTGATCGTAAAAAAATTATAG
- the ispF gene encoding 2-C-methyl-D-erythritol 2,4-cyclodiphosphate synthase, translating to MTNLRIGFGFDVHQLVDGHPFVLGGIRIPHHKGTVGHSDADVLIHAICDALLGAANMGDIGLHFPDTDPSLKGVDSKLLLKNTVRMLSEKKYQIVNIDTTVCLQMPKIRPYIPQMTETLSQVMHLPADVISIKATTTEKLGFTGREEGVAAYASVLISKE from the coding sequence ATGACAAATTTAAGGATCGGCTTCGGATTTGATGTCCATCAGCTTGTCGACGGACACCCTTTTGTTTTAGGCGGTATTCGCATACCCCACCATAAGGGAACTGTCGGCCATTCGGATGCGGATGTGTTGATCCATGCCATTTGCGATGCATTATTGGGTGCTGCTAATATGGGAGATATAGGTTTGCATTTTCCCGATACGGATCCGTCATTGAAAGGGGTGGACAGTAAATTATTGCTAAAGAATACGGTCCGGATGCTATCTGAAAAAAAATATCAGATTGTTAATATTGATACTACAGTATGTTTGCAAATGCCTAAAATCCGGCCGTACATACCTCAAATGACGGAAACTTTATCACAGGTGATGCATCTGCCTGCTGATGTGATCTCGATCAAGGCTACCACAACAGAAAAACTGGGATTTACAGGACGTGAAGAAGGAGTTGCTGCATATGCTTCGGTATTGATCAGCAAAGAATAA
- a CDS encoding FecR domain-containing protein → MMKSFLSKNTIIRFLSGKMPYEEEQKFLDQEPVVNRMEQQWNDQKEDIGDFEQQKVWKKITARIYPNPRKGKVRTMMIRISAAACIILLAGLGYYRYQMGKDSTSQLKFIIAETSYEERRQVILPDSSIVWLNAGSRIEYPEEFLTGTRQVRLSGEAYFDVKQNKKQPFTVTTEKLQVHVLGTQFVVSDYSEDTMTETVLVDGKVAVNINKDSSGRLFELSPDESLTFDETKHSTNIRKINALQHCQWITGRLYFDNVELGDIIKQLERWYGKKVSCPENLGKYYRLTLTISDESWETIIQLMQSAAPIKFRKTGNNSFKIYGSNN, encoded by the coding sequence ATGATGAAATCATTTTTGTCGAAAAATACAATTATTCGTTTTCTTTCCGGAAAAATGCCATATGAGGAAGAACAAAAGTTTCTGGATCAGGAACCGGTGGTGAATCGCATGGAGCAGCAGTGGAACGACCAGAAGGAAGACATTGGTGATTTTGAACAACAAAAGGTCTGGAAAAAGATAACTGCCAGGATATATCCAAATCCACGTAAAGGCAAAGTACGGACAATGATGATCAGGATATCTGCTGCTGCGTGTATTATTCTCCTGGCCGGTTTAGGATATTATCGCTATCAAATGGGAAAAGATAGTACATCACAGCTAAAATTCATAATTGCCGAAACATCATACGAAGAACGACGACAGGTCATTTTACCCGATTCATCGATCGTTTGGCTCAATGCCGGCAGCCGTATCGAGTATCCTGAAGAATTTTTAACGGGAACCCGGCAGGTCCGGCTGAGCGGTGAAGCTTATTTTGATGTGAAACAGAATAAAAAGCAACCATTCACCGTCACTACCGAAAAGTTACAGGTGCATGTACTGGGGACACAATTTGTAGTGAGCGATTACTCTGAAGACACAATGACAGAAACAGTACTGGTGGATGGAAAAGTAGCAGTTAATATCAATAAAGATAGTTCCGGCCGTTTATTTGAATTATCTCCTGATGAAAGCCTGACATTTGATGAAACCAAACACTCTACCAACATAAGGAAAATAAACGCTTTACAGCATTGCCAATGGATCACCGGCCGTTTATATTTTGATAATGTTGAATTGGGTGATATTATTAAACAATTGGAACGTTGGTATGGGAAAAAAGTCAGCTGCCCGGAAAACTTAGGGAAATATTACCGGCTGACATTAACTATAAGTGACGAAAGCTGGGAAACGATCATACAACTGATGCAAAGCGCAGCGCCAATAAAATTCAGGAAAACCGGTAACAATAGTTTTAAAATATATGGATCAAACAATTAA
- a CDS encoding RNA polymerase sigma-70 factor, producing the protein MGISSALLEQFKEGDKKAFEDIYVHHSKKVYRFAKRYMKHHEDAEEIVQEVFIRLWEARESINPEMNFDNYLFTITRNLIFNQHRKKVNESYFQTFVLASFEENENQLLEDEISTQDLSRYIDEIVNKLPPKQQEVFMLSRKQMLTYKEISAQLNISEKTVEAHIYQVLKTIRKYLIRGITFFLFFF; encoded by the coding sequence ATGGGAATATCATCGGCTTTGTTGGAGCAGTTTAAGGAGGGAGACAAGAAAGCTTTCGAAGATATCTATGTACATCATTCTAAAAAAGTATACCGTTTTGCCAAACGATATATGAAGCATCATGAAGATGCCGAAGAAATTGTACAGGAGGTATTCATTCGTCTTTGGGAAGCAAGGGAATCCATCAATCCTGAAATGAATTTTGATAATTACCTTTTTACTATTACACGAAACTTGATTTTCAATCAACACAGGAAAAAAGTCAATGAGTCATATTTCCAAACTTTTGTTTTGGCCAGTTTCGAAGAAAATGAAAATCAACTACTTGAAGATGAAATATCTACTCAGGACCTTTCTCGATATATTGATGAAATAGTTAATAAACTGCCTCCGAAACAACAGGAAGTTTTTATGTTAAGCCGGAAACAGATGTTGACCTACAAAGAAATATCAGCTCAATTGAATATTTCTGAAAAAACGGTTGAAGCGCATATTTACCAGGTTTTAAAAACCATCCGGAAATATTTAATCAGGGGGATTACATTTTTTTTATTTTTTTTCTAA
- the gmd gene encoding GDP-mannose 4,6-dehydratase — protein MSKVALITGVTGQDGAYLSEFLVKKGYTIHGIKRRSSLFNTERIDHLYQDPHIENRNLILHYGDLTDSMNLTRIIGDIKPDEIYNLAAMSHVKVSFDTPEYTANADGIGTLRILEAVRLLNLTNKTRIYQASTSELYGLVQEIPQKETTPFYPRSPYAVAKLYAYWITVNYREAYGMHASNGILFNHESPLRGETFVTRKITRAVSRIVLGLQEKVFMGNLSSKRDWGHAKDYIKAMYLILQQDKPDDYVISTGVTTSIRDFIIMAFREVGVDVEFKNEGIDEYGFISGIDSDTFKEKVGAPYLDNFQKRVGSTVVKIDPSYFRPTEVDILVGDNTKAREKLGWEPKYDLEHLCSDMITSDLNLMRKENYLKEGGYKILNYFE, from the coding sequence ATGTCAAAAGTAGCATTAATCACCGGTGTCACCGGCCAGGACGGCGCATATTTATCAGAATTTTTAGTAAAAAAAGGTTACACCATTCATGGTATAAAAAGACGGTCTTCTTTGTTTAATACGGAAAGGATCGACCATTTGTACCAGGACCCTCATATCGAAAACCGTAATTTAATCCTCCATTACGGAGATTTAACCGATAGTATGAATCTTACCCGCATTATCGGAGATATCAAGCCGGATGAGATTTATAATCTGGCTGCTATGAGTCATGTTAAAGTGAGTTTCGATACTCCTGAATATACGGCCAATGCTGACGGTATCGGAACTTTAAGGATTTTGGAAGCGGTTCGTTTGTTGAATCTCACCAATAAAACACGAATTTACCAGGCATCGACATCCGAATTGTACGGATTGGTTCAGGAAATTCCACAGAAAGAAACGACTCCTTTTTATCCGAGAAGTCCTTATGCTGTGGCCAAGCTTTATGCCTACTGGATCACTGTCAATTATAGGGAAGCATATGGGATGCATGCCAGTAATGGTATTTTATTCAATCATGAATCACCTCTGAGGGGAGAAACTTTTGTTACCCGGAAAATCACAAGGGCTGTATCCCGCATTGTATTGGGTCTTCAGGAAAAAGTATTTATGGGGAATTTATCCAGCAAGAGGGATTGGGGACATGCCAAAGACTATATTAAAGCCATGTACCTGATTTTGCAACAGGATAAGCCCGATGATTATGTCATCTCAACAGGAGTGACAACATCTATCAGGGATTTTATTATCATGGCTTTCCGGGAAGTCGGTGTGGATGTCGAATTTAAAAATGAAGGAATCGACGAATATGGATTTATATCAGGAATTGATTCCGATACTTTTAAAGAAAAAGTGGGGGCGCCTTATTTAGATAACTTTCAAAAACGGGTAGGTAGTACGGTAGTCAAGATCGACCCTTCTTATTTCAGACCTACTGAGGTGGATATCCTTGTGGGAGATAATACAAAAGCCCGGGAGAAACTGGGTTGGGAACCTAAATACGATCTCGAACATTTGTGCAGCGATATGATAACATCGGATCTGAACCTGATGAGAAAAGAGAATTATTTGAAAGAAGGAGGCTATAAAATTTTGAACTACTTTGAATGA
- a CDS encoding S9 family peptidase — protein sequence MIRISIFFLFLSAFTYGQGIDSLYKKADSFRNDYAAKYYYGISDIQTINNTHCFWYATPTPKGTEFFVIDGDKKEVSPAFDQQKLALSLTQLTGKNIDPFRLPFRLIQYVPTRDSISFIIDHQNYTCSLDDYVIKKGKKQDPHQNRYWGGIFKENRKDRVKSPDGKKEAYISEGNLWVTDLATKTNKKVSHDGSEFEYYSSNIYWSPDSRKIVCCKYRPVNHRKITLVSSSPKDQLQPKTLEYDYPKPGDALPIRRPVLFILDEEKRIEFAIPEVEKQYDLSGIQWNKSSEFFRFNFNRRGHQQYIVYAGYVNTGKLHTVVREESPTFIQYGRLYQHWLEDEKELLWISERDGWRHLYLYDVAAGKVKKQLTKGEWVVKSVIRVDEKKRTLIFKACGKDKGEDPYLEKYYSMNMDHGKIIPLTPENANHQVTFSSDYSCMVDQFSRVDLPPTIVLRSAIDGTIIVKPEQQPDISEAVKKGWQMPEVFSAKGRDGKTDIWGVIIRPSDFDPSKKYPVIEYIYAGPHDSHVPKSFAMNYWPSQLAELGFIGVMIDGMGTANRSKAFHDVCWQNLKDAGFPDRIAWMKAAAGKYPEMDLDRVGIFGSSAGGQSAMGALLFHPDFYKVAVASCGCHDNRMDKIWWNEQWMGYPIGKEYEESSNVVNAHLLKGKLMLILGELDNNVDPSSTLQVVDELIKHNKEFEFVMLPGEGHTMGGSYGERKRRDFFVRHLLGISSPEWNQ from the coding sequence ATGATACGAATATCTATTTTCTTTTTATTTCTCTCTGCTTTTACTTATGGCCAGGGAATAGATAGTCTTTATAAAAAAGCTGATTCTTTCCGGAATGATTATGCCGCAAAATATTATTATGGGATATCAGATATCCAGACTATTAACAATACCCATTGTTTCTGGTATGCAACGCCTACACCCAAAGGCACCGAATTCTTTGTCATTGATGGAGATAAAAAAGAAGTATCTCCTGCCTTTGACCAACAAAAACTGGCTCTATCCCTAACCCAATTAACAGGAAAGAATATCGATCCGTTCCGGTTACCTTTCAGGCTCATACAATATGTCCCCACCAGGGACTCTATTTCCTTTATTATTGACCATCAAAACTATACTTGTAGTTTGGATGATTATGTCATTAAGAAAGGAAAAAAGCAGGATCCACATCAAAACAGATACTGGGGAGGAATCTTTAAAGAAAACAGAAAAGACCGGGTAAAGTCACCTGATGGAAAAAAAGAAGCCTACATTTCGGAAGGAAACCTCTGGGTAACAGATCTGGCAACAAAAACAAACAAAAAAGTCAGTCATGACGGATCCGAATTTGAATATTACTCTTCAAACATCTATTGGTCACCGGATTCCCGAAAGATCGTCTGTTGTAAATACCGCCCTGTTAATCATCGAAAAATAACACTGGTATCTTCCTCTCCCAAAGATCAGCTCCAGCCGAAAACGCTGGAATATGATTATCCGAAGCCAGGAGATGCTTTACCTATAAGACGCCCTGTATTGTTCATATTGGATGAAGAAAAGCGTATTGAATTTGCTATACCTGAAGTGGAAAAACAGTACGATTTGAGCGGCATTCAATGGAATAAAAGCAGCGAATTCTTCAGGTTCAATTTTAACCGGCGCGGACATCAGCAATATATCGTATATGCCGGATATGTGAATACCGGTAAATTACATACGGTAGTCAGGGAGGAAAGTCCTACTTTTATTCAATACGGAAGGTTGTACCAACACTGGCTGGAAGATGAAAAAGAACTGCTCTGGATATCTGAAAGAGATGGCTGGCGTCATTTGTACCTGTATGATGTTGCAGCGGGAAAGGTAAAAAAACAACTGACTAAAGGGGAATGGGTCGTTAAATCCGTCATACGTGTTGATGAAAAAAAACGAACGCTGATATTTAAAGCATGCGGAAAAGATAAAGGAGAAGATCCCTATCTGGAAAAGTACTATTCGATGAATATGGATCATGGAAAAATCATTCCTTTGACTCCTGAAAATGCCAACCATCAGGTAACTTTTTCTTCGGATTATTCGTGCATGGTGGATCAATTTTCACGTGTTGATCTTCCTCCAACTATTGTTCTACGCTCTGCTATAGACGGGACAATAATAGTAAAACCCGAACAGCAACCGGATATTTCTGAAGCGGTAAAGAAAGGCTGGCAGATGCCCGAAGTATTTTCTGCCAAAGGAAGGGACGGAAAAACGGATATCTGGGGAGTCATCATTCGTCCTTCGGATTTTGATCCCAGTAAAAAATACCCTGTAATAGAATATATTTATGCCGGACCGCATGATTCCCATGTTCCAAAATCATTTGCCATGAACTACTGGCCCAGCCAACTGGCAGAACTTGGATTTATAGGAGTAATGATTGACGGAATGGGAACGGCTAACCGTTCAAAGGCATTCCATGATGTCTGCTGGCAAAACCTGAAAGACGCCGGATTTCCGGATCGCATAGCATGGATGAAAGCAGCAGCCGGCAAATATCCTGAAATGGATCTTGACCGTGTCGGTATCTTTGGCAGTTCTGCCGGCGGTCAAAGCGCTATGGGAGCATTATTGTTCCATCCTGATTTTTATAAGGTTGCTGTGGCATCATGTGGATGCCATGACAACAGAATGGACAAGATATGGTGGAATGAACAATGGATGGGATATCCTATTGGAAAAGAATATGAAGAATCGTCTAATGTAGTGAATGCCCATTTACTGAAAGGAAAACTAATGTTGATACTGGGAGAATTGGACAATAATGTAGATCCGTCCAGCACATTACAGGTAGTAGATGAACTGATCAAGCACAATAAGGAATTTGAATTTGTGATGTTGCCCGGGGAAGGACATACGATGGGAGGAAGTTACGGAGAACGGAAACGACGGGACTTTTTTGTCCGCCATCTGCTGGGAATATCATCTCCCGAATGGAACCAGTAA
- a CDS encoding CDGSH iron-sulfur domain-containing protein, translated as MATENQKKIKILKDGPYEVSGNVPLSRAQYVPDTRGNSLRYEKTEKYVPQDEPYHLCRCGHSSHKPYCDGSHLKGFNGTETASHKKYDDMADYIEGKQLDLMDARELCAAARFCDTSGGTWDLVVNSESTEGKEIAVYQCENCPSGRLTAVEKNGKKIEPKLPQEINVIEDVAAQIHGPLWVKGGIEITDANGKPYPVRNRVTLCRCGKSRNKPFCDGHHMER; from the coding sequence ATGGCTACAGAAAATCAAAAAAAAATCAAGATCTTAAAGGATGGTCCCTATGAGGTATCAGGAAATGTACCATTGAGTCGTGCGCAATATGTTCCCGATACAAGAGGAAATTCTTTGCGTTATGAGAAAACAGAAAAATACGTTCCCCAGGATGAACCCTACCATTTGTGTCGTTGTGGCCACAGTAGTCACAAGCCTTATTGTGACGGATCTCATCTAAAAGGCTTTAACGGAACAGAAACAGCCAGTCACAAGAAATATGATGATATGGCAGACTATATTGAAGGAAAACAGTTGGACCTGATGGATGCCAGGGAATTATGCGCCGCAGCGCGTTTTTGTGATACAAGCGGTGGAACCTGGGACCTGGTGGTCAATTCGGAATCCACTGAAGGAAAAGAAATTGCTGTTTACCAATGTGAAAATTGCCCCAGCGGTCGTTTGACAGCAGTTGAAAAAAACGGAAAAAAAATAGAGCCTAAACTGCCACAGGAAATAAATGTCATTGAGGATGTGGCTGCCCAAATACATGGACCACTTTGGGTAAAGGGTGGAATTGAAATCACCGATGCCAACGGAAAACCTTATCCTGTTCGTAATCGTGTTACTTTGTGCCGTTGCGGAAAATCGAGAAACAAACCATTCTGTGACGGACATCATATGGAAAGATAA